CTACCAGGTATTTACCTCTTTTTCAGTAAAGGTCTACAAGTAGCTTTAACAGTTGCTCCTGAAATGTAAAGAGGAAGAGTAACAGCTTATTTTAAagtctcaaaataatattttaaaaaaatcatcgtTCCATGTATTGAATTTCTATTATTGAATGTCTAGCTGCTTTCAAACATGGTTTCACCTTGAATCCTTATAACTGCCCTGTGTGGGAGGTATCATTATCTAAactttacagattagaaaattgAAGGCTAAGGGTGAAATATGTTACCCAAGGTTCCTAAACAGGAAACAGACAACCTAGGAATCAAGGCCATTCATTCAACTCCACTTCTTCCCACTCACATGCTGAATAGAAACCAGCTGTGTTGTGTTTAGGTTCAAAAACAGTCAAAAGAACCTTATTAATCCATGGCACAGGAGAGGCTAACAAGGCAGCTGCTGTCTCTAATACTAGAAATACTCTAAATTTGTATAGGATGTGAAACAAAGGATCCAGCTctgggcagaaaaagaaaaacaaaaatcctagaGCTTTCACTGCAGTTCACTTGTATCTTTAATGATTGACAACAGAATCAGTTTATTAACCATCATCTCCTACATTATGTTGTATGGCTTCATATAATCATCCAAAACAAGTTTCACAAACTTTCAGTTCTACACAAACAAAAGggcttcatatttatatttttttatataaaatttttatacttttaaatatttattgtacacaTCTGACAGAGCTTCTACCTGAtgggttttcatttgtttgtttattttgagacagtctcactgtgtcaccaaggctggagtgcagtggtgtgatcttggctcactgcaacctccacctcccaggttcaagcaattcttttgcctcagtctcctaagtaggtggattacaggcatgcaccatcatgcctggctaatttttgtatttttagtagcaacagggtttcaccatgttggtcaggctggtctcgaactcctgatctcaagtgatctgctgatctcggtctcccaaagtgctggtattataggcatgagccaccacacctggccttccttATGATTCTTGAGGGTCAGGAGACAAAGTCAGGGTGAAATGTTATGAAAAAGAGGAATATAGCAGAAAGCAATCTGAGTAGGGGCTTTTGATTTTAATCCAGTCAGAGCCAATAATGAGTCATTTAATCCATAAGGTATCTAAAACATTTTGGAAAGACACACTTTACTGAATTGTACCTGGATAAACAAAAGTTTCAAGTGATTGCTTTACAGTTTCTccttaattaaaatacatttctttcttgaAAATAGATTAATCTTTCTGATTTCACATTTTCCCTTCTCAGAGTTGCAGGGGGAGGGGATTGTAGTATTATGTTTTCATATCCAGATTATTCCTTGTGATAAGGTTCATGGTTTTGCCAACTAGGGGGCTTGACAACCTAATTTCAAAGCTTATTTGGGCCAGGAGTAGTggctgatgcttgtaatcccagcactttgggaggctgagtcaggcagatcattggaggctgaggcaggcagatcgtttaagcccaggagttcaagaccaacctgggcaacatggcaaattttagcctgtgtggtggtgcatgcctatagtcccagctactagggaggctgaggtgggaggattgcttgagcctgggaggtcaaggccgtAAGGAGCtgtgagtgtgccactgcactccagcttgggtgacagagtgagaacctttctcaaaaataaataaataaaataaaataaaataaaataaaagcttatttGGTGAGCATGGACTTACTGAGCAAAAGGAGCTGTATTTCTGTAAGGGATATTTTAATCATGTTGCATCACCTCCTTCATTAGAGCTTTCTAGACCAACCATACAACAGGGCAGTCTTCTTTTCTCTCTATCAAGGGAACCAGACAGACAAATTCTTCCTTTCATGCTCCTCCAAAATGGATGGCCACCATCACGCTTTCCCCAGAGCAGCAGGATGTAGTGCTGCTGTTTGCCTGCTGTCTAAGTGCTCTCTATTTCTTAATTGTAAGATAACTTGATTTATTGATTACAGGTTTGGtggatgcacacacacatccagtATGGGCTGGTGAAAGAGTTCACGAATTTGCAATGAAGGTAACTGCAACAAATCATGTCAAATCAAAATAAAGCACAAATATGAAGTCTTTTGCTGAAGAGTTAGTAGGCTATCAAGCTTTGCAACATATGTCAACGTATTTTTTAATGGATATTTTTACTTGCTTGGGTATGGGAAACAAATGACAACAAAACTTACTTATAACTGCCCCAAATCATTGTATTATACACAGGGCTATTCCTGCCCACTAATGTCTCCCCGTCTTTCCTTCCccacattcccattccaaattgCTATCTCTAGTAGCCTTTGAAAGGGCTCCAAGGAATAGTTTGAAAATTGCCATTCATTGGAGTAAAGCTTGGAAAAATATGTTActaatcacaaaaataaaataccttaatTTTTCTGTTATAAACTGAGACTTATTAAGAATCACAAAATGTAATCTGTGTTAGTCCTATATTAGCTGTAACCAACTCCTAAATCCCTGGTTGGAGAGATTTTcacatgtgttttttaaaaaagaaaaaaaaagatgtgcctCCTAGCAGCTAAACTGGCttatttcaggaaaagaaaaaaaaaattcttttcttcagctATCATGTACCTTCTTCAACAAACTGGAGAtgtttttaagattgttttattAAATCACAGAATTTCAGAGCCAAAAGCAGTCCAATCCTCTCATTGTATAGATGGAGAAAGAGATTTACAGTCCAATCCTCTCATTATGTAGATGGAGAAAGCTGGGTCTAGAGAAGGGAAGAGTGTTGACTAGGGTCACCAGCTGGAGGATGGCAGAACCCAGATGAAAACTCTGGCCAGGAGACCCCAGGCCTGCATCCTTTCTCTGCACCACACTCCTTGCTGCCCAGAGTAACTGGAGCCCAGTGGGACCCAAGAAAGAGCCTCTTTGAGTGACAAAGATCAAGCTCCAAACTCGGATGGCCAAATATTGAGACAAGAAAACTTCCTGGGGCCGCTTTAGTGGAGATCTGAATAATTGCAATGGGGTTCCCTGCAACTCCTGAATTGCCTAAGCTTTGTTTTCTCAAACAAgctgagggatggagggagggctgATACTTAGCAAGTACACATTGCGGGTTGATTGACTTGTTAAAATATTGCAATACTCCTatgccagttttgttttgttttgttttgtttgtttgtttgttttttgagatagagtctcactctgtcacccaggctggagtgcagtggtgcgatctcagctccctgcaacctccgcctcccaggttcaagcgattctcctgtctcagccttcagagtagctggggctacaggcgtgtgccaccatgcccccgctaatttttgtatttttagtagagatggggtttcaccatattggtcaggcttgtgccaccatgcccccgctaatttttgtatttttagtagagatggggtttcaccatattggtcaggctgttcttgaactcctgacctcgtgatctgcccacctaggcctcccaaagtgttgggattacaggcgtgagccaccacgccaggcctcacTGCCCTAAGATCCCAACAGGCCACCCACCACATCTCCCATCTCTACCACTCCAGCCTCTTCCCAGGACCCCTTCGGAGCTCCCCACAATCCAGTGTCTGGCAGACTAGGGGCTTCCAGGACTGTGTATCCCAGCACCTTTCTAATCTGATGGGTTGGTGCCCATGCCATATGGCTTcttaatcattatataatattgCCCCTGGAAGTAGATTCTTCAGACCTCCCTGCAACTTCCTGGCATGTGCTGGCCTAAGGGTGAGGCGTGTGTTCAGTTGGCAGGAGCCACCTACATGGAAATTCACCAGGCCGGAGGAGGGATCCACTTTACCGTGGAGCGCACGCGCCAAGCCTCAGAGGAGGAGCTGTTCCGCTCCTTGCAGCAACGGCTCCAGTGCATGATGAGGGCTGGCACCACGCTGGTGGAGTGCAAGAGTGGATATGGCCTCGACCTGGAGACCGAGCTCAAGATGCTGCGCGTGATTGAGCGCGCCCGGCGGGAGCTGGACATCGGCATCTCGGCTACCTACTGCGGGGCTCATTCAGTGCCTAAGTAATCTCAGCCAGTGGGGACCCGGGTTTAACTCAGAGCATTGAAAACGAACCCCGGGGGTGGAGGTGCATTAGCACTTTAGCTCTTGCAGGGAGATGGATAGAAGTCTTTGGAAAGACCTGATTCTAATGGCCACTCATCCCGCAGACTCGGTTTTAGGAAGGCGATCCCTTAGCCTCATCAGTCTGCTAGTCCTTTAATTATGATAGAAGAGATGTTTCAAGCTCTTTGGGTTAAGACAAAGAAATGGCTCCGTGTAGGTCGCTTAAAATTACACAtattaatttgaataatttccCATGATAATTAATTAGCATTTCTAAAAGCACTTTAGAAATTAATAGTAACACTCTTTAGGAGGTAGCTCAAACCTTGTGGTCTAGGTGACTCAAAGGGGTTCGCTTTTGTTCATCTGCTTGCTTTCTTAACAGCAAacatgtttgttttgttgttgtaaaTGATTTTTAGCCTTCCCCTTTATCTAAATGTTCCTCCTACATGGCCTTACTGTAGAGAACTCTGTTCCTTTCTGCACTTGCATTTTATTTGTCCAGAGTTCCTTTTGGTCCTGGAATTTCTAAATAGGAAGGCTCATGGTTCCAACAGCCAATTGAACTATCTAAAAGAAATCCAGGACTTGAACATGCATAAGGTGCCTCCAAAGTCTTACTGTGGTCTTAAACATTGATAACttagatagataaatataatACTACAGACTTacaatcattatttaaaaatttaattgtttaaatttcttttacatttatctgATTTTGTAAACTTCGGAATATAAATTCcgtttttaggccaggcacagtggctcacacctgtaatcccagcactttgggaggccaaggcaggtggatcgcttgagctcaggagtttgagaccaacctggccaacatggtgaaaccccatctctactaaaaatacaaaaattagccaggcttggtggcccatgcctgtaatcccagctactcaggaggctgaggcacgagaatcgcttaagcccaggaggcggaggttgcagtgagccgagattgtgccactgtactccagcctgggcgacagagcaaaactctatctcaaaaaatatatatattttttaattgacaaataatatatttatcatgtagagcatgttgttttaaaatatgtataccttgtgaaatggctaaattgaactaattaatatatgcattactTTACATACTTATcactttttgtggtgagaacacttataatctattttttaacaatttttaggaAAACAATACATTACTATTAGCTATAgtcactttttaatggaaaaatataaatatttaatatcaataaaaattaacttCATGTTATCTTCAATCAGAGGAACTAAAAAAGgaacattaaaatttattattcaaaattaaCAAAACTAGTTGTGTagaaaagacataaatatttaatatttccagTGATCTTTGTTGTAAGTTTTTAGCATTTATATTTCTGAAATTATTAAAGCTTAAAATTTCACTGAGACTCTTGAGACATTCTCTATAGAaaacagtagatttttttttcaaacagaatATAAAGTGTATAAtagtctgttttcttttgcagTAGAAAGGATAGTGTGGCATGGTGGAAAAGTCTCAGTTTGAAGTGATgccagacctgggtttgaatccagctTGGCTACTTCCAGCTGGGTGATTTTGAGGTCATGACTTAACTTTTCTGAACATGAATTACTCATCTGTGAAACAGAGCTAAATGCCACCCTATTCTATATGATTGTcttgagaattaaaaataacttgcgcaggcagggcacggtggctcatgcctgtaatcccagcactttgggaggccgaggcaggtggatcacctgaggtcagaagtttgagaccagcttgatcaacatggagaaagcctgtctctactaaaaatacaaaattagctgggcgtggtggcacatgcctgtaatcccagctactcgggaggctgaggcaagagaatcacttgaacccgggaggtggaagttgcggtgagccgagatcatgccattgcactccagcctgggcaacaagagcaaaactctgtctcaaaaaagaagaaaaaaagaaaaagaaataacttgcGTAAGTGCCTGTCTCTCATAGTCCACCTCTACCCACCTACCCAAATGGTTTTGCTGAGTGAGAGCCTTCTGTGTGCCAAATATAGGGCTGAAGTTTCACAGAAATTTTCTCCATCTGCCAATGAGCCTCTGAGGTCTGCATCTGGATTCCCATTGGTAAAGCCTGAGCTCAAATAACAGCTAAAGAGTATCTCCTAAGTTACGTGGCCACCATGTGGTAGAGCTCTGTGTCTACCAGACTCTAAAAGCCCAGGCTTTTCTAACATATAACTACTGCAGAACTTTATTTTATCTACTCttcttattgttaatttttttttagagacagggtcttgctctgctgcccatgctggagtgcagtggtgcaatcatagctcactgcagcctcacacttctgggctcaagcaatcctcttgcctcagcctccccagttgctgggattataggcatgaggtaCCATGCCCAACTCCACCAGAATTTTAGAGAGAATTTCAGAGCCTCCTACTATCCTCCTCCCCCATATCCCCAGATAGTGAGACAGAAAGCTAAGGCAGGTGCTTCAGGAAACATTGTGGAGGAAGAAAAAGGCAGGGTGATAGCTGGGGTCAGGTAAGGGGACCACAGGTGGGTCATCAGGGGGAGTATCCAGGATGCCCTCTGAGTGTCCTTGACAGGaagattatgctttttttttttttttttttttttgaggcggagtcttgctctgtcacccaggctggagtgcagtggtgcgatctcggctcactgcaacctccgcctccctggctcaagcaattctcttgcctcagcctcctgagtaactgggattacaggtgcatgccaccatgcccggataatttttgtatttttagtagagacgaggttttgccattttggccaggctggtctcaaactcctgacctcaagtgatctgcccatctcggcctcccaaagtgctgggattacaggcatgagtcactgtgcccggccaaattaaGCTTTTCAGCCAGGTAGTCTTGCTGGCATCCCCAAAGTTAACACAGGTATGCCAGAATGGATAAACCATTTGAGTCTCTGTGCATAGGGTCAGTGCATACAGAAGTCTTGTCAATACCTCCACTATGTAGACATGGCCCAATATTTAAGAGCCCATAGTTGCAGCTTTGAGTCTTTCTCTACCTTTCTGAGGCTTGAAGTCATTTACCTCTACTGCTCCTCAGGTTCTTCAAGTGCCAGATTACCCtgtctttttgtgttttgtttttaatatttgccCATGGCAATCTCATTTTCTTCCCCAGAGGAAAAACTGCTACTGAAGCTGCTGATGACATCATCAATAACCACCTCCCAAAGCTGAAGGAACTTGGCAGAAATGGGGAAATACACGTGGACAATATAGACGTATTTTGTGAGAAAGGTGTCTTTGATCTCGATTCCACCAGAAGGATTCTTCAACGTGGAAAAGCtatagggttacagattaacttCCATGGGGATGAACTCCACCCGATGAAGGCTGCTGAGGTGTGGTTGACTTTTAGTTTTTCCCTCGTCAACATTCATTCTTGCACATTCATGCTATGGGAAACTTAATTAGTTTCTTCAAAGCCCTCTGAAAAGATATTGAATGGGGAAATTTGTTTGAACAATGTACAGATTGGTCTGGTTGAGACTTGAAAACCCTGACCTCTATTAAAAACTTACTTTTTTGCTgatgatttattttcattatcatccACTGGTGATATTAGTATTAATAGCAAaagaattggctgggcgcggtagctcacgcctgtaatcccagcactttgggaggccaaggtgggttgatcacgaggtcaggagattgagaccagcctggctaacacggtgaaaccccatatctactaaaaatacaaaaaattagcgtggtggcacgcgcctgtaatcccagctactcgggaggctgaggcaggagaattgcttgaactgggaggcacaggttgcagtgagccgagatcatgccactgcactccagcctgggggacagagcaagactccatctcaaaaaaaaaggaaagaaaagaaaaagaattacctCAGTGATCTCTTTTACTAAATTTCTAAAGTATTTTGCTTGGCACACAAAGCCACACTAGCACAGTATATTAATTTCACTTGTACCTTTTCAGATCTTTCTGTGGCAGCATCCAAATCATTTTAGTGGAGCACACCAAAAATAGCCACAAGATGATTTTCAAATCCATATACCTTTGCTCAAATTAATTCACTTATTCAtcctttcagcaaatatttgaatgaatactgtgtgccaggcactgttttaggcatTGAGAATTTAGCAGTAAGACAAAGTCCCTACAATCATGAGTCTAGGCTTCTCTCCTCTAAAGCCTGAGACCTAAATAAACAAGCCCTTGGGGCATAAATACAGACATAGATACCCCACCTGCATGCCTCTTAACTGGCTTATATCCAGCTTGATCTCTTCGTATTGCTTCCAAGTCTTGTCCCATTTTCTGCTTCAGTAAATGACGCCATCACCTGTCTGTTGCTTAAGTCAAAATCTTGGATATCATTTTGACTGCTGCCTCTCCCTCACCTACCGCATTTCATGCAAACACCAATTCCTCCCAATTCTCCCAAATAGCTCTAGATCCCCTTATCTCACCTCTGATCCATAAGATTCATAAAGTTTTCTGTTTCAGAAAATGTCTGAAGGATTTGTGTTTAAGAATAGTTTTTGAAGTAGCCCACTAGCTAATTTTCAAATGAGTGCCCATTACAAACCCTTCACCCATTTGGGGGATTGGGCTTACAACAGTTGGTTGGCAAGAAATCTTAATAATAAAACGCTGTTTCTCTTTATGGGAAAAACAATTTAGGCCacgctcggtggctcacgcctgtaatcctagcactttgggagtccgaggcaggcggatcacgaggtcaagagatccagactatcctggccaacatggtgaaaccccatctctactaaaaatacaaaagttagctgggcatggtggcacacacctgtggccctagctgctcgggaggctgaggcgggagaattgcttgaacccaggaggcggaggttgcagtgagctgagattgcactactgcacccagcctggctacagagcaagacttcgtcttaaaaataacaaacaaacaaaacaatttaatGGAACTTCATGGATTCGTTGTTGCTATTTGTTAAATCTTTCCCTCTCTGCCCATTCTCCTTAGCTTGGGGCTGAACTGGGAGCGCAGGCAATCAGCCACCTGGAAGAAGTGAGTGATGAAGGCATCGTTGCTATGGCAACGGCCAGGTGCTCTGCCATCCTTCTGCCCACCACAGCCTACATGCTGAGGTAAGGTCGTTTCTCACCCCAGACCCAAGAGCTGCAAGTACAAGCTGTGAAGACACAGATGTCCAAAGTGCCCAGACATTATTTCATTGCCCTTACAAATCCCTTAAAAATGCAGATGAAGAAAACTCAGCTAATGAAGATGCCAACCCTGGACTGATGTTCGTAAACGAATTTCTCTGAGGAAGGAACTTAGACCCAGATTGCCTTTGAGTGGCAGGATTATTGAGGAAGatggtgctttctttttctttttcttttttttcatggattttggaattttccaattaaaaagaattactatgcattacttttataattagtgAATAATGAAATAGGTgctatacttttaaatatatgcataagATGTTAAAGATATTTAGCAGTATTCAGAATCTGCATGAGCTGTTTTCTAAAGGGATGTTAGTGGGTACCATAATTGTCATAAATCTTTATGAAtcctgggggtgggaggaaagaggagacatatattttgtaaaatctcCCCAGATATTTTGCTGTATGCTATGAATTGAATATACTTAGTTCATCTGTTATTACTGTTGCTCTGATTCTAACCAATATGAGATCTGAGGTCTTCTGACACTTCCCATTGTACCACTTACTTATATGATATCCAAGTTTGTGGTCTGGGAGGCCAGCAGTCAAGAGGAAGTTTATCTTCTCTTAGGACTAGGTGCTTTCTGTGTAGCTAGGACATGTGGTCTTTTTCATGGGGAGTGATTCTGCAGTtaagacagtggttctcaaccccaGGGTAATTTTTTCcctcaggggacatttggcaatatctcgAGACATTTCTAGTTGTCACAACTAGGGGATGCTAccggcatctagtgggtagaggccagggttgCTGCTAAACAGTCCTCATTGCACAGAACAGCTAcccaaaacaaagaattatccagcccaagaCATGAATTGTACTGAGGTTAGGTAAGACCAGGCTCCGAGTAACTTTTAGAAGGGCGAAGAAAGGAATACTTCAGTGCTTTTCTCAAATCTACTATGAttttatatgcacatgtatgatattatacatttttattattattactattctcTTAAAGAGTAAACACAATGTAGACTATAATCAGGAAATATCAATAACGGTTCTTGGTATGACCAATGTCTTATGCATTTCAAGTGTCATCAGTCTAAGTCATCAATCAATATTTGTCTCCACCACCCAAgaaataagttttttgttttttatttttttggaaagaaaaggCTTTCTtcggctgggcatagtggctcacgcctgtaatcccagtacttttgggaagccgaggtgggcagatcacttgaggccaagagttcaagaccagactggccaacatggtggaaccccgtctctattaaaatacaaatttagctgggcatggtggcgcacgcctgtagtcccaactactcgggaggctgaggcaggagaattgcttgaacccaggagggagaggttgcagggagccaagatcatacctctgcacttcagcctgggcaacagagtgagtgagattctatcttaaaaaaaaaaaaaggcctttctTTAACTAGTCTTGAATCTCTTGACATGGAGCAAAAGCCTAAGACTTTGTGGTACTGGAGGGCAATTCAGCATTAAAAGTCTGAACTTTGTTCCTATACCAGCGGAAGCTGTCATCTGCCATTGCCACAGACAGGTTTAGCCTCCTGTTTAGGACCACAGGGGCAGTCGAAGTGAAGGCCACACTCTGCTTTCTGGCTTCTcgtttctgtatttttctgatcTCTGCATCAGGAGAGACCAGCAGGGCCCCCTGCTCTCCCCTGAACCCTCTCTTGACTCTCATTTCCAGAATAACCATTGCCTTATGCTACTTAAGGGCTTGCTTTaatcatgtattttatgtatatttgcatgtaatatttaaatgtattcagGAAATATTCACCTTGGTTTTTATGGAGCGCCCTAATACTTTTACAGCCTCACTTTTTCCTCTTTTACCCCTAAGTATTTATGGAAGGCGGGGAGGGCCATTCAAATGACTTGCAGGGACATTTGAAGCTGTACCCTTTCCTCACTCTCTGTCTCTGCTTCACTCACCTCCTCTCATACGttgttgaaaaacattttaagtgtCCTACAAATGATTGATCACAGACTGGGAGTGACTCTAGGGCGAGAATTATCTCTGCTGGACTCTTTCTTTATTGCAGCAGTTATTCCCAAATTAAATCTGTCCTCATTGCTTTAACGAGCTTTtaggctttgtttatttttgatgtaacacttttgagatatgtcctaaagaataaagaatatttcACCAGGGAGGTCAAGGGGATGCCTAATCCAGgaagaaatataaacattttacacACTAAATTCTTGGGCCTTCAAGATTTTAAAGGACCTACAGAGATgtttgaggcaaaaaaaaaaaaaaaaaaaagagggcaaaggGAGAGATGTGAATAGGAAATTGCAAAAtggaaactaataaaaatagcatattgtggctgggcacagtggctcatgcctgtaatcccagcactttgggaggccaaggtgggtggatcacctgaggtcaggagtttgagaccagcctggccaccatggtgaaaccccatctctactaaaaatacaaaaattagctgggcgtggtggcgggtgcctgtagtcccaactactcgggaggctgaggcaggagaattgcttgaacccaggaggtagaagttggagtgagccgagatcatgccactgcactccagcctgggcaagagacagagattccatctcaaaaaaaaaaaaaaaaaaaaagcatagtgtAACcgcatttattatttaatttgggAGTCACCAAAAAGCTTATTAAATTCCAAAACCATTTGTAAGTTATATTTTCCTCCCTTTGCAAGAATGCCTTAATATGTAAAAAGATGGATGAGATAAACAATCATTAATTAAATGTTAGTCATATCTAAGTAACTGCAAAAGCAGAATGATAAAAATCAGGAGTCCTGGGATTATATATGTAACTCTACCACTAATCATTTAATCTTGAGTTTCTGCTTCTTCTTCCAGAATATGAAGGCGTTGACTGTCTCAAGTTCTCTTCTGTTCTGAACAGCTATTCTACAAAAGTTCACATTCTAGAGActgacatatttttttcttccccttagaCTGAAACAACCTCGAGCCAGGAAGATGTTAGATGAAGGAGTAATAGTTGCTCTGGGAAGTGATTTCAACCCCAATGCATATTGCTTTTCAatggtaattatttttttcatgtgcctttCTGAGCAGAGTATCTACCAagcatataaataatttaaaaatatttcactagCTTCTAAAACAgtataaaaaatctaaaaatatttttctgtgaaacaagaaaaaaaggggTAGACAGCAGTGTAATTGGATTTTTCTGTCCCACATAAATGCCTGCAGGcatagagagaggagagaagcttCTACATGCATTATTTTCTGATTCAGCTTTGAGTATTGTAGTTTTACAGTAACCCATTTCCTTTCTCCAGAGAATAGCATAAACTCCAAGAGGTCTTAGTAAGTGTGGAAGTGAACTTCATTGTGTGCAGTAAGTGATCTTGAAAAGttgtcaataaatattaaatacgcAATCCCTATAATAAAGTAATCTTTTCCAAAGTCTAAGAATCTTTATGTATAAACTGAGATTTTTCCCATTGCAACTGAGCCAATTCCTCCTATACCTTTAACTGCCTCTATTTGTTGTGCTGTGttgagaaatgttttaaattgcaGTTGCCATATGTCACTTTCCTCCAACACTTttctcttcctgccttagccAATGGTCATGCATCTGGCCTGTGTAAACATGAGAATGTCCATGACTGAGGCCTTGGCCGCTGCCACCATCAATGCAGCTTATGCACTGGGAAAGTCTCACACACACGGATCGTTGGAAGTTGGCAAACAGGGAGATCTCAT
The Pan troglodytes isolate AG18354 chromosome 10, NHGRI_mPanTro3-v2.0_pri, whole genome shotgun sequence genome window above contains:
- the AMDHD1 gene encoding probable imidazolonepropionase; the protein is MAGGHSLLLENAQQVVLVCARGERFLARDALRSLAVLEGASLVVGKDGFIKAIGPADVIQRQFSGETFEEIIDCSGKCILPGLVDAHTHPVWAGERVHEFAMKLAGATYMEIHQAGGGIHFTVERTRQASEEELFRSLQQRLQCMMRAGTTLVECKSGYGLDLETELKMLRVIERARRELDIGISATYCGAHSVPKGKTATEAADDIINNHLPKLKELGRNGEIHVDNIDVFCEKGVFDLDSTRRILQRGKAIGLQINFHGDELHPMKAAELGAELGAQAISHLEEVSDEGIVAMATARCSAILLPTTAYMLRLKQPRARKMLDEGVIVALGSDFNPNAYCFSMPMVMHLACVNMRMSMTEALAAATINAAYALGKSHTHGSLEVGKQGDLIIINSSQWEHLIYQFGGHHELIEYVIAKGKLIYKT